The Plasmodium yoelii strain 17X genome assembly, chromosome: 8 genome includes a region encoding these proteins:
- a CDS encoding PIR protein has translation MADVLCREFESIWKLFSDELNDSGGYSFQKGTFNKYCPNNNCETNIDKINAGCLWLFNAFFGNSGTSNYENRYIDVVVCIMIWLSYKLSLNLPDNITTLKDFYSNHIQNNEKYIKNKPNDEKYTSYKKMIDEINDYMNINISHMSNFYELLKLLCNMNTASTKKNNNSVILQCANKFVDKYKELLNDDNNNDNNSYNKVLSVFSKYYTNFGNNTFFNNPPKDLPSLPKEKTGKKGETVNSKVTEITISSSGTDKPTHVTENPSYNITLSGSSLVNKLIPVLLILFAIAIFWGIAYKYSLFGFRKRSQKQKLREKLKK, from the exons ATGGCTGATGTTTTG TGTAGAGAGTTTGAAAGTATATGGAAGCTTTTTTCTGATGAATTGAACGATTCTGGAGGATATAGTTTTCAAAAGGGAACATTTAATAAATACTGCCCTAATAATAATTGTGAAACTAATATCGATAAGATTAACGCTGGTTGTTTATGGTTATTTAATGCATTTTTTGGTAATTCTGGTACttcaaattatgaaaatagaTATATAGATGTGGTTGTAtgtattatgatatggttaagttataaattAAGTCTAAATTTACCGGATAACATCACCACATTAAAAGATTTTTATTCTAATCATATACAAAATAACGAGAAGTACATTAAGAATAAACCTAATGATGAAAAGTATACCAGTTATAAGAAAATGAtagatgaaataaatgactatatgaatattaatattagtcatatgtctaatttttatgaattacTTAAATTGTTATGTAATATGAATACTGCTAGTAcgaagaaaaataataatagtgttATTTTACAATGTGCTAATAAATTTgttgataaatataaagaactccttaatgatgataataataatgacaataatTCATACAATAAAGTATTAAGTGTTTTTTCCAAATATTATACTAATTTTGGAAAtaacacattttttaataatccaCCAAAAGATCTTCCTTCATTACCAAAAGAAAAAACAGGCAAAAAAGGAGAAACAGTAAATTCTAAAGTAACTGAAATAACTATATCATCGAGTGGAACTGATAAACCAACTCATGTAACGGAAAACCCGAGTTATAACATCACATTGTCAGGTTCATCactagtaaataaattaattccaGTTTTATTGATATTATTTGCAATAGCAATTTTTTGGGGGAttgcttataag tattcgttatttggatttcggaaacgatctcaaaaacaaaaattaagagaaaagctaaaaaaataa
- a CDS encoding PIR protein: MDPDICKRFKNVWEWLPDQLDSKGKYQIKDKHLDGYCTSGCDSSLDKISAGCLYLFNEFFKDDSTFDVVAKSNIYIIEYILIWLSYMLNLIKTHEYDSIELFYNTFIKDSGKYTNNMKYIVGYNGYKDLIDRNKYFLSMDMSIVSKLYDAFNTLCNMYNELYTNNSNCEKYSEKAIQFVEKYKKLIIDHKITEGNPYVHVFLTLLIDYANLKNKCEDFPSIPYITNIISEHVSEVTSSSSIARKLIPILSILVAIAIFLGISYKYSLFGFRKRFKKQQIREKIKNIKKRMNK; the protein is encoded by the exons ATGGATCCAGATAta tgtaaaaGGTTCAAGAATGTATGGGAATGGCTTCCCGATCAATTGGACAGCAAAGGAAAGTATCAAATTAAAGATAAACATCTCGATGGATATTGTACTAGTGGGTGTGATAGTTCTCTCGATAAAATTAGTGCTGGATgcttatatttgtttaatgAATTCTTTAAGGACGATTCTACGTTTGATGTGGTTGCAAAAAGTAACATCTATATTATTGAATACattttgatatggttaagttatatgttaaaccttaTAAAAACTCACGAATACGACAGTATAGaacttttttataatacattcATAAAGGATAGTGGTAAGTATActaataatatgaaatatattgttGGTTATAATGgttataaggatcttatagatagaaataaatattttttaagtatggATATGAGCATTGtatctaaattatatgatgcatttaatacattatgtaacatgtataATGAGCTTTATACAAACAACTCAAATTGCGAGAAATATTCGGAAAAAGCTATCcaatttgttgaaaaatataaaaaacttaTCATAGATCATAAAATTACTGAAGGTAACCCCTATGTTCATGTATTTCTTACTTTATTAATTGATTATgctaatttaaaaaataaatgtgaaGATTTCCCATCCATTCCATATATAACAAACATAATTTCTGAACATGTTTCTGAAGTtacatcaagttcgtcgatagcaAGAAAATTAATTCcaattttatcgatattagttgcaatagcaatttttttaggaatttcttataag tattcgttatttggatttcggaaacgatttaaaaaacaacaaataagagaaaaaataaaaaatataaagaagagaatgaatAAATAG
- a CDS encoding PIR protein: MDDETVCELFLEADKILSGSTGIQTKINNSPEYREYCPNNKPCSNRAESIGALSMYLFTNFYNQESGYYEHFMMWLAHNLFKIAKNRKNADVNKITLSSAYEKYLETSMGNFRQWDILNDVRGVKDTNLRYMNELYTLLKHICNIISYYNNNNEKHKKIYTYSVKCLNQYRKIYKAFSKHDSQLHLLDKLKKIYDDFRTLAIENDTDKKNKIEKRLLELTKMNEKDSHSTDNLNIFDFDDPNDQLEDEDISEIPEENNTQEEQKDHKTEEKNIVEPTKLQNTVDQRSIQREEQSVSEGASKISGNEPENNGKFQGISIETTKEILSPKTKDQALSQELPQLEPKLQPPSPEPEPQPQPQPQPHSESPPLPQPRPESPTQTESSTHPEPPTHPEPQPQTESPTQLESQPQTESPTQLESQLQIESQLGQEPGPEPQLESQPVPQTISQPGLQTIENVEQPASTQENSLTSYETIKKIIQTNVLYDFYKLHVSSFYKNLTKYGNRLYESASTSLTKGYSVFNNVANDLITQSNKVTVTLPSVDNSIQLEDSEDDLPPSDSPSEMPLSSSTESIDKKTDENHGKQHEGGSHETNPGGVSQEKEPESRSQEINSEGGIHETNLEDKGKISETESKGQIIATEQLTPILAPKDSSKDSINITYYQEIGQIPSEINVQRDISEIKVQNGIFEKGFPVNLFKERKLILYSFIVIAILVMLAVMYKCLGFGRRKKEKKKKKMKKIRKMCDENNTEKLKCIHRK; encoded by the exons ATGGACGACGAAACAGTG TGTGAGTTATTTCTTGAAGCTGATAAAATTTTGAGTGGTAGTACTGGGAtacaaacaaaaattaacaaCTCGCCAGAATATCGTGAATATTGCCCCAATAATAAACCATGCTCAAATAGGGCTGAAAGTATTGGTGCCTTGAGCATGTATTTGTTTACAAATTTTTACAATCAAGAAAGCGGTTATTATGAACATTTTATGATGTGGTTAgctcataatttatttaagatagctaaaaacagaaaaaatgCCGACGTCAATAAAATTACTTTAAGTTCGgcttatgaaaaatatttagagACATCTATGGGGAATTTTAGACAATGGGATATTTTAAATGATGTAAGAGGTGTGAAAGATACTAATCTTAGGTATATGAATGAATTGTATACGTTACTTAAacatatatgcaatataatttcatattataataataataatgaaaaacatAAGAAAATTTATACGTATTCTGTCAAGTGTCTTAatcaatatagaaaaatttaCAAGGCCTTTTCTAAACATGATTCACAGCTACATCTATTggacaaattaaaaaaaatatatgacgACTTTAGAACTTTGGCTATTGAGAATGATactgataaaaaaaataagatagAAAAACGTCTTCTAGAACTTACAAAAATGAATGAAAAAGATTCACATTCTACGGACAATTTAAACATATTTGACTTCGATGATCCAAATGATCAATTGGAAGATGAGGATATATCCGAAATTCCGGAGGAAAACAACACTCAAGAGGAGCAAAAAGATCATAAAACCGAAGAGAAGAATATTGTAGAACCCACCAAACTACAAAATACAGTGGATCAAAGATCAATCCAAAGAGAGGAACAATCAGTTTCAGAAGGTGCATCAAAAATTTCAGGAAATGAACCAGaaaataatggaaaattTCAAGGAATTTCTATAGAAACAACAAAAGAAATTTTGTCACCGAAAACAAAAGATCAAGCACTATCTCAAGAACTACCTCAATTAGAACCGAAATTACAGCCACCATCACCAGAACCAGAACCGCAACCACAACCACAACCACAACCACATTCAGAATCACCACCATTACCACAACCACGGCCAGAATCACCAACACAGACAGAATCATCAACACATCCAGAACCACCAACACACCCAGAACCACAACCACAGACAGAATCACCAACACAGTTAGAATCACAACCACAGACAGAATCACCAACACAGTTAGAATCACAACTACAGATAGAATCACAGCTGGGGCAAGAGCCAGGACCAGAACCTCAGCTAGAATCACAACCAGTACCACAAACAATATCACAGCCAGGGTTGCAAACTATAGAGAATGTGGAACAACCTGCATCTACACAAGAAAACTCATTGACGAGCTATgaaactataaaaaaaatcatacaaACGAATGTTTTATATGATTTCTATAAACTGCATGTTTCATCTTTTTATAAAAACCTTACTAAATATGGAAATCGTTTATATGAAAGTGCATCAACTAGCTTAACAAAGGGTTATTCTGTATTTAATAATGTTGCTAATGATTTAATTACTCAATCAAATAAAGTAACTGTTACATTACCATCAGTTGATAATAGCATTCAACTAGAAGATTCGGAAGATGATTTACCTCCATCTGATAGTCCATCAGAAATGCCCTTATCTTCATCGACAGAATCTATTGACAAAAAAACTGATGAAAACCATGGAAAACAACATGAAGGTGGAAGCCACGAAACAAATCCTGGAGGTGTAAGCCAAGAAAAAGAACCTGAAAGTAGAAGCCAAGAAATAAATTCTGAAGGTGGAATCCACGAAACAAATCTTGAAGATAAAGGCAAAATAAGTGAAACTGAAAGTAAAGGACAAATAATTGCAACTGAACAATTAACACCAATTCTAGCTCCTAAAGATTCCTCAAAGGATTCTATCAATATAACATATTATCAAGAAATTGGGCAAATTCCTTCGGAAATCAACGTACAAAGAGACATATCTGAAATCAAGGTACAAAATGGCATATTTGAAAAAGGATTTCCagtaaatttatttaaagaaagaaaattaattttatattcatttatagtTATTGCAATACTCGTTATGTTAGCAGTTATGTATAAG TGTTTAGGATTTGGGCGGAgaaaaaaggagaaaaaaaaaaaaaaaatgaaaaagatcaGAAAAATGtgtgatgaaaataataccGAAAAGTTGAAATGCATTCATCGAAAATAA
- a CDS encoding fam-a protein — MNKFYIQIVLFLLTTSLYMNNKTLAIEPAPGEDAAPELTYHYLTPEEIYEKNKHLLCTNSEEIIQAGEVMNEAVELLKYHATSMDGYELFNKNHNSSMPFYNKKHQDYINVEKIHFKVDDPDDYNEVINMLWDPNYAIFFNTDFVKIARVYTPNLVMIQQRYKKKFGRRQRYFYALFTKAEISENKTIVVMSSANINDHNPSNREYKNEIVKSANLFKTDIDSEEDIRKGKLKKMFANLIGYLIEKKDRYIHIIYVDSIERHSYGFLKALLEKLYI, encoded by the exons ATGAAtaagttttatattcaaattgttttatttcttttaaccACCTCcctatatatgaataataaaacccTTGCCATTGAACCTGCTCCAGGAGAAGATGCAGCACCCGAATTAACATATCATTATCTTAC TCCagaagaaatatatgaaaaaaacaagcACTTATTATGTACCAATTCAGAAGAAATTATACAAGCAGGTGAAGTTATGAACGAAGCTGTGGaacttttaaaatatcatgCTACAAGTATGGATGGTTATGAATTGTTTAATAAAAATCATAATAGTAGTATGCCtttttataacaaaaaaCATCAAGACTATAtaaatgttgaaaaaattcattttaaagTTGATGACCCCGATGAT TATAATGAAGTAATAAACATGTTATGGGATCCAAATTAtgccatttttttcaatactGACTTTGTTAAAA ttgCCCGTGTATACACTCCAAATTTAGTAATGATACAACAAcgttacaaaaaaaaatttggaCGCCGTCAGAgatatttttatgctttaTTTACAAAGGCTGAA ataTCAGAAAACAAAACTATAGTAGTCATGAGTTcagcaaatataaatgatcacAACCCTTCCAATAGAGAATATAAAAACGAAATTGTAAAAAGTGCAAATTTATTCAAAACTGACATTGATTCTGAAGAAGACATtagaaaaggaaaattaaaaaaaatgtttgcTAACTTAATTGGATACCTCATCGAAAAAAAAGACAGATATATTCATATCATCTATGTCGACTCT atTGAAAGACATAGTTACGGTTTCCTAAAAGCATTATTGGAAAAgctttatatataa
- a CDS encoding PIR protein — protein sequence MTLKVCEAFKDVDKRLPDNYSFDKNKVTSDIKTYCRFNKRTWQGECFTIGEVVSAVTILLLHKLFVANKKLESENKNNEYITYVMLWLSNKMKLITKGSYGSVDDFYFTFIKNSQKYNLYRDKININKKIMRLNIDRMRKLYGLLNNLCNAITKYNNDSSNYSDFSNFVNNWIIQYIQLLLKKPKVFEDEYYCDVLVTLKNAYEKFKKDNNVKSCFPEIIEIEKIKTCKQLVEKATSSSKVIGVELKDLPNKKTDVDNGKDTSRNIDLKNAFKFYSLFFSKMFTNSVKDLYENVFPTLKNFSYNTINYVKELKKTIEKYAPNNCISEEKDPGNKPPSSQITVSSPVTKPEAPVSEVARDGTTEIGDNPLNVYKKMGISILILLIPIALAIMYKYLPFGWRKKSNKKKKMKKAINMFDTNETPEEVINPNDRKKQMKIIINLSSQNKQDKKLTNSSTPKKQDKQFINSSTPKKQDKQFINSSTQKKQDKQFINSNDRKKKVEIIINSSKKKQTKDFINSTYWGKYPLLNIYKLMKADPVPFIILFLLFIFYLYKRKGDSLE from the exons ATGACTCTCAAAGTG tgtgAAGCATTTAAAGATGTTGATAAACGTTTGCCTGATAATTATTCTttcgataaaaataaagtaacTAGTGATATAAAAACTTATTGTAGATTTAACAAGAGAACATGGCAAGGAGAATGTTTCACTATCGGTGAAGTAGTTAGCGCTGTtactatattattacttCATAAATTATTCGTTGCGAATAAAAAACTAGAAtctgaaaataaaaataacgaaTATATCACGTATGTTATGCTATGGTTaagtaataaaatgaaactaaTTACAAAAGGGAGCTACGGAAGCGTGGatgatttttatttcacatttataaaaaatagtcaaaagtataatttatatcgtgataaaatcaatataaacaaaaaaataatgagaCTTAATATTGATAGAATGCGTAAACTTTATGGGTTACTTAATAACCTATGTAATGCAATTACTAAATATAACAACGATTCTTCAAATTACTCtgatttttcaaattttgttAACAATTGGATAATACAATACATACAActtcttttaaaaaaaccTAAAGTTTTTGAAGATGAATATTATTGTGATGTATTAGTGACTTTAAAAAATGCTTATgagaaatttaaaaaagataataatgtCAAAAGTTGTTTTCCAGAAATTATAGagatagaaaaaataaaaacttgTAAGCAATTAGTTGAAAAAGCAACAAGTTCATCGAAAGTTATAGGTGTGGAATTAAAAGACTTACCGAATAAAAAAACTGATGTAGATAATGGGAAAGATACCTCGAGAAAtatagatttaaaaaatgcatttaaattttatagtttattttttagtaaaATGTTTACTAATAGTGTCAAAGACTTATATGAAAATGTGTTTCCAACGTTAAAAAATTTTTCTTATAACACGATTAATTATGTGAAAGaacttaaaaaaacaatagaaaaatatgcaCCAAATAATTGTATATCTGAGGAAAAAGACCCAGGGAATAAACCACCATCATCTCAGATAACAGTGTCAAGTCCAGTGACGAAACCAGAAGCTCCAGTATCCGAAGTAGCAAGAGATGGAACAACAGAAATAGGTGATAATCCCCTCAACGTATACAAGAAAATGGGAATTTCAATTCTAATTCTTTTAATACCCATTGCTTTAGCTATTATGTACAag TATTTGCCATTTGGATGGAGAAagaaatcaaataaaaaaaaaaagatgaaaaaggctataaatatgtttgatACAAATGAAACACCAGAAGAAGTTATAAACCCAAATGAtcgaaaaaaacaaatgaaaataattataaatttatctaGTCAAAACAAACAGGATAAAAAGCTTACCAATTCATCTACTCCAAAAAAACAGGATaaacaatttataaattcatctACTCCCAAAAAACAGGATaaacaatttataaattcatctACTCAAAAAAAACAGGATAAACAGTTTATAAACTCAAATGATCGAAAGAAAAAAGtggaaataattataaattcatctaaaaaaaaacagactaaggattttataaattccaCTTATTGGGGAAAATAtccattattaaatatatataaacttatGAAGGCCGATCCTGTaccatttataattttatttttgttgtttattttttatctttataaaagaaaaggcGATTCTttagaataa